The Leptodactylus fuscus isolate aLepFus1 chromosome 3, aLepFus1.hap2, whole genome shotgun sequence genome has a segment encoding these proteins:
- the MTERF4 gene encoding transcription termination factor 4, mitochondrial isoform X2 — MVSLCLRQIVALSRTSLLLRSVSSVPDTRQTILDLGFSEEQAEKIQRMRCPPHKTPNIKELCLLGLNHRTVLRILEERPDLLKITATELRDRVDTLRGLGLGEGSLQNSLSSCPALLSVPRSRLMAATQFLKAQCQFTSQQLLKILNTAPETLTQDPSKLEEVFQYVYFRMGGKHGEMISSQVFQVSVDEIKVRHQFLERLGKFHPPDKKMVCPPSNPKLKDVIQLSEEDFLSRIACSSSEEFSTFRKILEREERENEQQMEGTEDELSEDEEDSESEDDSGDEDSKEDIYSDKHKPSHHHKK, encoded by the exons ATG GTGTCCCTGTGTCTCAGACAAATTGTTGCCCTCAGTCGAACAAGTCTATTATTGAGGAGTGTGTCCAGTGTTCCTGATACCAGACAGACAATTCTTGACCTTGGTTTCTCTGAGGAGCAGGCTGAAAAGATCCAGAGAATGAGATGTCCTCCACACAAGACGCCCAACATCAAGGAACTGTGTCTCCTTGGACTGAATCACAGGACAGTACTGAGAATACTGGAAGAAAGACCAGATCTTCTAAAGATTACAGCAACCGAGCTGAGGGACAGGGTGGACACTCTGAGGGGCCTTGGTCTTGGAGAAG GATCTCTCCAGAACTCTCTGTCGAGCTGTCCAGCTCTTCTGTCAGTGCCGCGCTCCCGGCTAATGGCTGCCACACAGTTCCTGAAGGCTCAGTGTCAATTCACATCACAGCAGTTACTGAAAATCTTAAACACAGCACCTGAAACCCTGACTCAAGACCCCAGCAAACTAGAAGAAGTGTTTCAG TACGTATATTTTCGCATGGGTGGAAAGCACGGAGAGATGATTTCCTCTCAAGTTTTCCAAGTGTCAGTTGACGAGATAAAAGTTCGTCACCAGTTCTTGGAACGTCTTGGTAAGTTCCATCCCCCAGACAAGAAAATGGTGTGTCCTCCTTCCAACCCGAAACTAAAGGATGTCATTCAGCTCTCAGAGGAAGACTTCCTATCCCGTATAGCATGTTCCTCATCTGAAGAATTCAGCACTTTCCGAAAAATCCTGGAGCGAGAAGAGCGTGAAAATGAACAGCAAATGGAGGGAACGGAAGATGAACTAAGTGAGGATGAGGAAGATTCAGAAAGTGAAGATGACTCTGGGGATGAAGACTCCAAAGAGGACATTTATAGTGATAAACATAAACCAAGTCACCATCATAAGAAATAA
- the MTERF4 gene encoding transcription termination factor 4, mitochondrial isoform X1: protein MPSISAAVLVDEGRHLDPPSLIKTLHFDSRTSLLKNLITHVSESTSWFTMFLTVPYLFLRRLRARREQFIEEVRYEPPPRQYRESNNNINRRQFLRRRRRRRIFPVRISLSEIDEHDIKERYRLNSDAIMSLYELIKKDLISTTKRSNAVPGIVKLLCALHYFTSGSLQSTVAEAGGITQSTFSRALSEVISAILKLADQFIKFPSDAAGLQLIKQGFQSISGFPDVLGAVGCTHIAISPPSEMEQMYRNKKHYHSINVQIICDADMRILDVVSQCPGSTHDSAVLKQSTIHETFEKGELSGWLLGDGGHSVKPWLLTPFENPATESEIRYNLSHNTTYSMVERTIDVLKSRFRCLDNPNGVLLYNPEKVSKIILVCCIIHNIAVMKNIEVDLALDLRPSIKDESVEDDTMEGTVQRDKVVEEYFSG, encoded by the exons ATGCCAAGCATCTCTGCCGCTGTCCTTGTGGATGAAGGACGCCATCTGGATCCACCATCTTTAATCAAGACTCTCCATTTTGACAGTCGCACGTCACTGCTTAAGAATCTAATCACTCACGTCAGTG AATCCACCTCGTGGTTCACCATGTTTCTGACAGTGCCCTATTTGTTTCTGCGAAGATTGAGAGCCCGGCGCGAACAATTCATTGAAGAAGTCCGCTACGAGCCCCCACCACGTCAGTACAGGGAAAGCAACAATAATATTAATCGAAGACAGTTCTTAAGACGGCGACGGCGGAGGAGAATATTCCCTGTAAGAATCAGTCTGTCCGAAATCGATGAACATGACATCAAAGAACGTTACCGCCTGAATTCGGACGCTATAATGTCTTTATATGAACTCATCAAGAAAGACTTAATCTCTACGACGAAGAGAAGTAACGCCGTTCCTGGGATTGTGAAATTACTCTGTGCCCTTCATTATTTCACCAGCGGGTCCTTACAGAGCACGGTGGCTGAAGCTGGAGGCATAACGCAGAGCACCTTCAGCCGCGCACTTTCCGAGGTCATATCCGCTATTCTGAAACTCGCCGACCAGTTCATAAAGTTCCCCAGTGACGCTGCTGGCTTACAGCTTATAAAGCAAGGTTTCCAGAGTATCAGTGGCTTTCCAGACGTCTTGGGGGCAGTGGGTTGTACTCATATCGCCATATCGCCACCTTCCGAGATGGAACAGATGTATCGGAACAAGAAGCATTATCACTCCATCAATGTGCAAATCATATGTGACGCGGACATGAGGATCTTGGATGTCGTCTCACAGTGTCCAGGATCCACACATGACTCTGCAGTCCTCAAACAGTCCACAATTCATGAAACATTTGAGAAAGGAGAACTTAGTGGCTGGTTGTTAG GGGATGGTGGACATAGTGTTAAACCCTGGCTTCTCACTCCTTTTGAGAATCCGGCTACAGAGTCTGAAATTCGCTACAACTTATCGCACAACACAACGTATTCCATGGTGGAGCGAACTATCGATGTACTGAAAAGCCGCTTTCGTTGTTTGGACAATCCCAATGGGGTTCTCCTGTATAACCCCGAGAAAGTCAGTAAAATCATCCTTGTGTGCTGTATAATACACAATATTGCAGTAATGAAAAATATAGAGGTCGACCTAGCGCTGGATCTCAGACCTTCAATCAAAGACGAGTCGGTTGAGGACGACACCATGGAGGGCACGGTGCAGAGGGATAAAGTGGTGGAAGAGTATTTCTCAG GTTAA